A stretch of the Hyperolius riggenbachi isolate aHypRig1 chromosome 11, aHypRig1.pri, whole genome shotgun sequence genome encodes the following:
- the CDCA5 gene encoding sororin codes for MSAPKRRGGSRGTVTWSNVGLPSPPTRRSGRNSALLNKSTNSSGLPSPSTKSSERNSVPLDKSTNSSGIPSPPTRRSERNSAPIDKSTNSSGLPSPPTRRSERNSAPIDKSTNSSGLPSPPTRTSGRNSSSLNKCADSQIPAPVIMKRSVTAKKIMPRKTLAALASAESQPKTASTESRPKTTCITQPVTVAATLSTPSVPSGKTALRRSSRVSPNAEKENSLLDKSKDVAKALADQLALSKIDILSPIPLNIPQSPSFEDREKVMSEKVRRSYSRLSLNNSSLLYSPTRNTDSSDTSTPNSAPKAGRRSLFGFDKLLNSDNTEEEMGKNKEREERKRSNAESGTSLVLSTEDPDPNIPGVAVVKQKRRKRRVPQIEKSDLDEWAAAMNAEFDEAEKFDLTVE; via the exons ATGTCTGCTCCTAAGAGAAGAGGCGGCAGCCGGGGCACCGTCACTTGGAGCAACGTCG GCCTTCCTTCCCCACCAACCAGAAGATCTGGAAGAAATTCTGCACTGCTCAACAAATCTACAAACAGCTCAGGCCTTCCTTCTCCATCCACCAAAAGTTCTGAAAGAAATTCTGTACCACTCGACAAATCTACAAACAGCTCAGGCATTCCTTCTCCACCAACCAGAAGATCTGAAAGAAATTCTGCACCGATCGACAAATCTACAAACAGCTCAGGCCTTCCTTCTCCACCAACCAGAAGATCTGAAAGAAATTCTGCACCGATCGACAAATCTACAAACAGCTCAGGCCTTCCTTCTCCACCAACCAGAACATCTGGAAGAAATTCTTCATCACTTAACAAATGTGCAGACAGCCAA atACCAGCACCAGTCATCATGAAGCGATCAGTCACCGCTAAGAAAATCATGCCGAGGAAAACTCTG GCTGCACTTGCTTCTGCTGAATCCCAACCCAAAACTGCTTCTACTGAATCTCGGCCCAAAACAACTTGTATTACACAACCTGTGACTGTTGCAGCTACACTATCCACTCCTTCa GTACCTAGTGGTAAAACAGCTCTGCGAAGAAGTTCCAGG GTTTCACCGAATGCAGAAAAAGAAAATTCACTTCTTGACAAATCTAAAGATGTTGCTAAAGCATTAGCAGACCAATTAGCTTTGTCTAAAATTGACATCCTGTCTCCAATTCCCCTGAATATCCCTCAGTCTCCCTCCTTTGAAGACAGAGAAAAGGTGATGTCTGAGAAAGTGCGACGCTCCTACAGCCGTCTGTCCTTAAACAATAGCTCACTTCTCTACAGTCCCACCAGAAACACAGACTCCTCAGATACATCAACTCCTAATTCTGCCCCAAAAGCAGGGCGTAGGTCACTCTTTGGGTTTGATAAACTTCTGAACTCTGACAACACCGAGGAAGAAATGGGGAAAAATAAAGAGAGAGAGGAACGTAAACGGTCAAATGCTGAAAGTGGAACATCACTAGTGCTTTCTACAGAAGATCCAGATCCCAACATCCCTGGAGTAGCAGTAGTCAAGCAGAAGAGGAGGAAACGCAGAGTTCCTCAGATCGAG